From the Orenia metallireducens genome, one window contains:
- a CDS encoding glycosyltransferase family 4 protein, translating into MILFDYRMKNWSGIGRYSSNLIEELSKIKIADQLSLFSNYGKRQIDDFKIINCHSNVFSVSEQIELPYLNLKNKIDLFHSPHFVFPIFKFNKLVLTIHDLTPLLFPEYFSSFARGYMRAMIWLSKFKADKIITVSKNTKEDLIKNFGFKENKIKVIYNGVEESYQPFIDQELLKDTRQKYNTGENCILYVGNIKPHKNIPRLLKALSKVNEDSKLIIVGKRDKAYDEIFEVIDKYQLNERVIFTGFVPDEDLILLYNAATLFVYPSLYEGFGLPPLEAMACGTPVITSNVSSLPEVVGDAAITINPYNIEELSDSINKVLSSKELQQELSQKGLERSKEFTWRRTAEETLKVYEELLKG; encoded by the coding sequence ATGATTTTATTTGATTATAGAATGAAAAATTGGTCGGGTATTGGAAGATATTCTTCTAACCTAATCGAAGAGCTTAGTAAAATAAAGATAGCTGATCAGCTATCTTTATTTTCTAATTATGGAAAAAGACAAATTGATGATTTTAAAATTATTAATTGTCACTCTAATGTATTTAGTGTTAGTGAGCAAATTGAATTACCTTATTTAAATCTTAAAAATAAAATTGATTTATTTCATTCTCCTCACTTTGTTTTTCCTATTTTTAAGTTTAATAAATTAGTTTTGACAATTCATGATTTGACACCTTTATTATTTCCAGAGTACTTTTCTAGTTTTGCAAGGGGCTATATGAGGGCTATGATTTGGTTATCTAAATTTAAGGCTGATAAAATTATTACTGTATCTAAAAATACTAAAGAAGACTTAATAAAAAACTTTGGCTTTAAAGAAAATAAAATTAAAGTTATCTATAATGGGGTAGAAGAATCTTATCAGCCTTTTATTGATCAAGAATTATTAAAAGATACTAGACAAAAGTATAATACAGGTGAAAATTGTATTTTATATGTAGGCAATATAAAGCCTCATAAGAATATTCCAAGGTTATTAAAAGCTTTATCTAAAGTAAATGAAGACAGTAAATTAATTATAGTAGGGAAAAGAGACAAAGCTTATGATGAAATTTTTGAAGTTATTGATAAATATCAATTAAATGAAAGAGTTATTTTTACTGGTTTTGTTCCTGATGAAGATTTAATACTATTATATAATGCTGCTACATTATTTGTTTATCCTTCATTATATGAAGGATTCGGTTTACCACCATTAGAAGCAATGGCTTGTGGTACTCCTGTAATTACTTCTAATGTTTCTTCACTACCTGAAGTAGTAGGAGATGCTGCTATTACTATAAATCCTTATAATATTGAAGAGTTATCAGATTCTATTAATAAAGTTTTGTCTAGTAAAGAGTTACAACAAGAGTTGAGTCAAAAAGGTCTTGAGAGATCTAAGGAATTCACTTGGAGAAGAACGGCTGAAGAAACATTAAAAGTATATGAAGAACTTTTGAAGGGTTAG
- a CDS encoding glycosyltransferase family 2 protein has product MYKREKSLVSVIIPTYRRPDKLDDAINSVMQQTYNNWELLIIDDNNEGSEYRQETEKFMKSYTNNKKINYIKHKENQGGSAARNTGIKNSRGEYIAFLDDDDKWDFTKLEKMVNKIKDISEDYGVCFSSYYIITEKGTFKESQPKAQGNIYKKQLLKDHVGPTSTVLVKSTCFKKVGGFDESLPARQDYDMWIRISEHYKFIYMDEPLVYIYRKNRGVNDAISSNYMYNLKGTEIILDKLKEKIKKYDIRDQKEIYSSQYNYLGKMCCNLGNFRLGKIYLFKSLSYKFKNLLLLLLAILGSSTWNFIKNLIKEYNIKIS; this is encoded by the coding sequence ATGTATAAAAGAGAAAAATCTCTAGTAAGTGTTATTATACCAACATATAGGAGACCAGATAAGTTAGATGATGCTATTAATAGTGTTATGCAGCAGACATATAATAATTGGGAATTGTTGATTATAGATGATAATAACGAAGGCAGTGAATATAGACAAGAAACTGAAAAATTTATGAAGTCTTATACTAATAACAAAAAAATAAATTATATTAAGCATAAAGAAAATCAAGGAGGTTCAGCTGCTAGAAATACAGGTATAAAAAATTCTAGAGGAGAATATATAGCTTTTTTAGATGATGATGACAAGTGGGATTTTACCAAATTAGAAAAGATGGTAAATAAAATAAAAGATATATCAGAAGACTATGGAGTCTGCTTTTCGTCTTATTATATTATAACTGAAAAAGGGACTTTTAAAGAATCACAACCTAAAGCTCAAGGAAATATCTATAAAAAACAATTATTAAAGGATCATGTAGGACCAACATCTACTGTTCTAGTTAAATCAACATGTTTTAAAAAGGTGGGGGGATTTGATGAGTCATTACCAGCCCGTCAAGACTATGATATGTGGATTAGGATTTCTGAACATTATAAATTTATATATATGGATGAACCATTAGTATATATATATAGAAAAAATAGAGGAGTTAATGATGCAATTAGTTCTAATTATATGTATAATCTTAAGGGGACTGAAATAATTTTAGACAAACTAAAAGAAAAGATAAAAAAATATGATATAAGAGATCAAAAAGAAATTTATAGTAGTCAATATAATTATTTAGGTAAAATGTGTTGCAATTTAGGAAACTTTAGATTAGGGAAAATATATTTGTTTAAATCTTTGAGCTATAAATTTAAAAATTTATTATTATTATTATTAGCAATTTTAGGAAGTTCAACTTGGAATTTCATTAAGAATTTAATTAAAGAATATAATATTAAGATATCTTAA
- a CDS encoding oligosaccharide flippase family protein: MIRLQNIKQLLEKGFFHIFGANVINKIIQFSSGILVVRILTKEHFGIYSYASNIIAFFLLFSGLGSISGVLQYGSESKNLKTRNSYFKYGIKLGLTFNLLLSFLILLYALFGNLTIPESRNVLILMFLLPIFTLLFEMIQIYMRASILNKNFSYLTIFNSFLLLCFSILGALLYQVEGLVVLRYFAYFLSVLFGIYLIKDKIRSIFTANNLQSNNKKGFIKFSLVSAANNSISQLLYILDLFLIGYFIKDVEIIASYKTATLIPFALNFIPVSIMTFIYPYFARNNKNNNWIKEKYLMLIKYLIPFNFLISLFLILFAPFIIKFIFGIEYLDSILTFRILSFGYFITASFRIPSGNILLMLKKVKFGLYMSIIVGLLNIILDIILVKLMGSTGAALATVTIFLFSSIISTSYLLYLLKRTMIS, encoded by the coding sequence ATGATTAGATTACAGAATATAAAACAATTATTAGAAAAAGGTTTTTTTCATATATTTGGCGCTAATGTAATAAATAAAATAATTCAATTTTCTAGTGGGATATTAGTTGTAAGGATATTAACGAAGGAACATTTTGGTATTTACTCATATGCAAGTAATATAATAGCGTTTTTCTTATTGTTTAGTGGATTAGGTTCTATTTCTGGGGTTTTACAATATGGAAGTGAAAGTAAAAATTTGAAAACAAGAAATTCTTACTTTAAATATGGTATAAAGTTAGGTTTAACTTTTAATTTGTTATTATCTTTTTTAATTTTACTATATGCTTTATTTGGGAACTTGACAATACCTGAAAGTAGAAATGTATTAATATTAATGTTTTTGTTGCCTATTTTTACGTTACTATTCGAAATGATACAGATTTATATGAGAGCTAGCATATTAAATAAAAACTTTTCATATTTAACAATATTTAATTCTTTCTTGTTATTATGTTTTTCTATTTTAGGTGCATTATTATACCAAGTAGAAGGATTAGTTGTTCTTAGGTATTTTGCATATTTTTTAAGTGTCCTATTTGGTATATACTTAATAAAAGATAAAATTAGGTCTATTTTTACGGCTAATAATTTGCAAAGCAATAATAAAAAGGGCTTTATAAAATTTTCGTTAGTTTCAGCTGCAAATAATTCTATTTCTCAATTATTATATATACTAGATTTATTTTTGATAGGTTATTTTATAAAAGATGTTGAAATTATTGCAAGTTATAAAACAGCTACATTAATTCCTTTTGCTTTAAATTTTATCCCTGTATCAATTATGACTTTTATATATCCATACTTTGCAAGGAATAACAAAAATAATAATTGGATTAAAGAAAAATATTTGATGTTAATTAAATATTTAATTCCATTTAACTTTTTAATAAGCTTATTTTTGATATTATTTGCTCCTTTTATAATTAAGTTCATTTTTGGTATAGAATATTTAGATAGCATATTAACATTTAGAATCTTATCTTTTGGGTATTTTATTACAGCTTCATTTAGAATACCTTCAGGAAATATTTTACTAATGTTAAAGAAGGTGAAGTTTGGACTTTATATGTCTATAATTGTTGGCTTATTAAATATAATATTAGACATAATATTAGTAAAGTTAATGGGTTCCACTGGTGCAGCATTAGCTACAGTGACTATATTTTTATTTAGCTCTATTATTAGTACTAGTTATTTATTATATTTATTAAAGAGGACAATGATTTCTTGA
- a CDS encoding asparagine synthase, which produces MPGFLGEIAAGDLRKNFGKTLKEKLVKGKIEGKFYYLERRTNSKFLNDKIFKESENFIIITEGVILNRLDLIKKYKQNNFLDTVKEMYLQEGEQFFNEFRGSFSGIFYDKRKDKWVIYTSHIGDKQVFYCKLNNSIIFGSEINYLINYMNNNSYNYNLDIDAAYFLLTYGFMLEDYTLFKEIRKLNAGHYIKIQNNKFEVKEYYRLNNKPNEKQSEKDIIQNIDILFRNAVRAEFEKDIEYNYKHIAGLSGGLDSRMTTWVAHDLGYVDILNFTFSQSDYLDEKIAKKIASDLKHDFIFKALDNGEFLKDIEEVVGLSFGGALYYGLAHGKSCLDLINLDNFGLVHTGQLGDVILGTFFSSLNNQNQQTFKIGDGSYSKKLINRLNNIDLKYDYKNEEIFKFYGRGFTGANQGLLPIQEVTEATSPFYYLEFINYCLEIPLKYRYNHYIYFKWIKERYPNAANYKWEKIDAKITEPILNIMGRKIPLKHLPKKFFNKLRGKLGFGDNSMNTSFHMNPLDYWYNTNKNLKKFMDCYYKDNIKLLNSYSDLKKDCEKLYTIGNVTEKNQVLTLLSAIKIYFGEK; this is translated from the coding sequence TTGCCTGGTTTTTTAGGAGAAATAGCAGCAGGAGATTTGCGAAAGAATTTTGGGAAGACTTTAAAAGAAAAGTTAGTAAAAGGTAAAATAGAAGGAAAGTTTTATTATCTTGAAAGAAGAACAAATTCTAAGTTTTTAAATGATAAAATTTTTAAAGAAAGTGAAAATTTCATTATTATAACAGAGGGAGTAATACTGAATAGGTTAGATTTAATAAAAAAATATAAACAAAATAATTTTTTAGACACTGTAAAAGAAATGTATTTACAAGAGGGTGAGCAATTCTTCAATGAATTTAGAGGAAGTTTCTCAGGAATTTTTTATGATAAAAGGAAAGACAAATGGGTAATTTATACTAGCCATATAGGAGATAAACAAGTTTTTTATTGTAAATTAAATAATTCTATTATATTTGGATCTGAAATAAACTACTTAATTAACTATATGAATAATAATAGCTATAATTATAATTTAGATATTGATGCAGCTTATTTTTTATTAACTTATGGATTTATGTTGGAAGACTATACTTTATTTAAAGAAATAAGAAAATTAAATGCAGGTCACTATATTAAAATACAGAATAATAAGTTTGAAGTAAAAGAGTATTATCGATTAAATAACAAGCCTAACGAAAAGCAGAGTGAAAAAGATATAATTCAAAACATAGATATTCTGTTTAGAAATGCGGTAAGGGCAGAGTTTGAAAAAGATATAGAGTATAATTATAAACATATAGCAGGGTTAAGTGGTGGACTTGATTCAAGAATGACAACATGGGTTGCACACGATTTAGGATATGTTGATATTTTAAATTTTACATTTTCACAATCAGATTATCTAGATGAAAAAATAGCAAAAAAAATAGCTAGTGATTTAAAGCATGATTTTATATTTAAAGCACTGGATAATGGTGAGTTTCTAAAAGATATAGAAGAAGTAGTTGGTTTGTCTTTTGGGGGAGCATTATATTATGGCTTAGCCCATGGTAAAAGTTGTTTAGATTTGATTAATTTAGATAATTTCGGTTTAGTTCATACAGGTCAATTAGGAGATGTAATTCTAGGGACGTTCTTTTCAAGTTTAAATAATCAAAATCAACAAACTTTTAAAATTGGGGATGGAAGTTATTCAAAAAAATTAATAAATAGGCTCAATAATATAGATTTAAAATATGATTATAAAAATGAAGAGATATTTAAGTTTTATGGGAGGGGTTTTACGGGAGCAAATCAAGGACTTTTGCCGATTCAAGAAGTGACAGAAGCTACCTCTCCTTTTTATTACCTTGAATTTATAAACTATTGTTTGGAAATTCCTTTGAAATATAGGTATAATCATTATATTTATTTTAAATGGATAAAAGAACGATATCCAAATGCAGCTAATTACAAATGGGAGAAAATAGATGCTAAAATAACAGAACCAATTTTAAATATAATGGGAAGAAAAATACCATTAAAACATTTGCCTAAGAAGTTTTTTAATAAGTTAAGGGGAAAGTTAGGTTTTGGAGATAATTCTATGAATACTAGTTTTCATATGAATCCTTTGGATTATTGGTATAATACTAATAAAAATTTAAAGAAGTTTATGGATTGCTACTATAAAGATAATATTAAACTATTAAACAGTTATTCTGATTTAAAGAAAGATTGTGAGAAGTTATATACTATAGGTAATGTAACGGAAAAAAATCAAGTACTAACATTATTATCTGCTATAAAAATTTATTTTGGAGAAAAATAA
- a CDS encoding acetyltransferase, translated as MEKIVVIGSGGHAKVVIDILLKRIKNLKENIKIIGILDDDDTKVGSELYGIPVIGNIDKINYLDKDISYLIAIGNNLIRKQIKNKFKNIKYFTAIHPSVIIGKDVLIGEGTVVMPGVVINGSTNIGEHCIINTSAVIDHDNRIENFVHISPNVSLAGEVRIGECSWIGIGSSIIQDVYIGKNTIIGAGSVVTRHIGDNKIAYGVPCKVMGFR; from the coding sequence ATGGAAAAAATTGTTGTGATTGGATCTGGTGGTCATGCTAAGGTAGTTATAGATATTTTATTAAAGAGAATTAAAAATTTAAAAGAAAATATAAAAATTATCGGAATTCTTGATGATGATGATACTAAAGTTGGTAGTGAACTTTATGGTATTCCTGTAATAGGAAATATTGATAAGATTAATTATTTAGACAAAGATATTTCTTATTTAATTGCTATTGGTAATAATTTAATAAGGAAGCAAATAAAAAATAAGTTTAAAAATATAAAGTATTTTACTGCTATTCATCCAAGTGTAATAATTGGTAAAGATGTTCTGATAGGAGAAGGTACTGTAGTTATGCCAGGAGTTGTTATAAATGGGTCTACTAATATAGGTGAGCATTGTATTATAAATACATCTGCTGTTATTGACCATGATAATAGAATAGAAAATTTTGTTCATATTTCTCCTAATGTATCATTAGCTGGTGAAGTAAGGATTGGAGAATGTAGTTGGATAGGAATAGGAAGTTCAATTATACAAGATGTATATATAGGTAAAAATACTATTATTGGAGCTGGCAGTGTGGTTACTAGGCATATAGGTGATAATAAGATTGCTTATGGAGTTCCCTGTAAAGTTATGGGTTTTAGATAA
- a CDS encoding LegC family aminotransferase, whose protein sequence is MENKFIGLSVPNLSLDILDNLKECIETGWVSTGGKFITEFEKKMANYVGVNDAVSIQSGTAGLHTALRVLGVDNSDEVIVPTLTFIAAVNPVKYLGANPVFMDCDESLNMNVDKLERFCKEECELRENNLVNKKTGRKIKAIVVVHVFGNMANMEKITNIAKKYKLKVLEDATEALGTYYTEGKYKGKFAGTIGDMGVYSFNANKIITTGGGGMVVSNNQSLLDEVRFLSVQAKTDSLYFVHNEIGYNYRLTNLQAALGVDQIDRLEEFINTKIKNYSYYKEEIEKIEGLELLPFNKGIRANHWFYSIIVNKDKYGIDRDELLTKLNNINIQTRPLWRLIHKQKPYQNSETYEINRADYFEENLINIPCSSNLTTKEVETVIDKLKQFRG, encoded by the coding sequence TTGGAAAATAAATTTATAGGTTTATCAGTTCCAAATTTATCTTTAGATATATTGGATAATTTAAAAGAATGTATAGAAACTGGTTGGGTATCAACTGGTGGTAAATTTATAACGGAATTTGAAAAGAAAATGGCAAATTACGTTGGGGTAAATGATGCTGTTTCAATTCAGAGTGGAACAGCAGGTTTGCATACTGCCCTTAGGGTCTTAGGTGTAGATAATTCTGATGAAGTTATAGTTCCTACACTTACATTTATAGCAGCTGTCAATCCTGTTAAATATTTAGGAGCTAACCCTGTATTCATGGATTGTGATGAAAGTTTAAATATGAATGTTGATAAATTAGAACGATTTTGTAAAGAAGAGTGCGAATTAAGAGAAAATAATTTAGTTAATAAAAAAACTGGTAGAAAGATAAAGGCTATTGTAGTAGTGCATGTATTTGGTAATATGGCTAATATGGAAAAGATAACGAATATAGCGAAGAAATATAAATTAAAAGTATTGGAAGATGCTACAGAAGCACTTGGAACTTATTATACTGAAGGTAAGTATAAAGGGAAATTTGCAGGAACAATAGGGGATATGGGAGTATATTCTTTTAATGCCAATAAGATAATTACTACTGGTGGAGGAGGAATGGTTGTTTCTAATAATCAGTCTTTACTTGATGAAGTAAGATTTCTATCTGTTCAAGCTAAAACTGATTCTTTATATTTTGTTCATAATGAAATAGGTTATAACTATAGATTGACTAATCTACAGGCAGCATTAGGAGTAGATCAAATAGATAGATTAGAGGAGTTTATAAATACTAAAATTAAAAATTATAGCTATTATAAAGAAGAAATAGAAAAGATAGAAGGATTAGAGTTATTACCTTTTAATAAAGGAATAAGAGCAAACCACTGGTTTTATTCTATAATCGTTAATAAGGATAAATATGGTATAGATAGAGATGAGCTTTTGACTAAGTTAAATAATATAAATATTCAAACAAGACCATTATGGAGATTAATTCATAAACAAAAGCCATATCAAAATAGTGAGACATATGAGATAAATAGAGCTGACTATTTTGAAGAAAATTTGATTAATATACCTTGTAGTAGCAATTTAACTACAAAAGAGGTTGAAACTGTTATAGACAAATTAAAACAGTTTAGAGGTTGA
- a CDS encoding nucleoside-diphosphate sugar epimerase/dehydratase, with protein MERREVTMRNILVVGAGYGGKHIIKELNRLTNSELKIIGIIDDDKEKLGLKILGIEVIGDRYCIPMIIKEEQINEIIIAIPSANSYKIKEIYKLCNAPGVKVKILPEFNEILLDRPFVKQARDVSVEDLLGRNPIVINNDNIKEIVKGKKVLITGGAGSIGSELSRQIAKFSPQLIINLDVNENNLYFLELELIRNHKGINLKSEVANIRERDKLEYLFQKYTPDIVFHAAAHKHVPLMENNPEEAIKNNVFGTRNIAELSDKYNVERFVLISTDKAVNPTNVMGATKRLAEIIIQNLNIKSNTKYMAVRFGNVLGSNGSVIPLFKRLLQEGRNLTVTHPEVTRYFMTIPEASQLVIEAGTLGQGGEVFVLDMGEPIKIIDLARKMIELSGLNLDEDIDIDIIGLRPGEKLYEELLYDVNSAIKTDNQKIFIAKLKEEKVNIEEGLKELSNIIKSNNKKKIKEKLKDLVKSYKEPEHHNEKVS; from the coding sequence ATTGAGAGGAGGGAAGTTACTATGCGAAATATATTAGTGGTTGGAGCTGGCTATGGCGGAAAACATATTATCAAAGAATTAAATAGATTAACAAATAGTGAATTAAAAATCATAGGAATTATAGATGATGATAAGGAGAAGTTAGGTTTAAAGATATTAGGTATTGAAGTTATAGGAGATAGATATTGTATTCCTATGATTATAAAAGAAGAACAAATTAATGAAATTATAATAGCAATTCCTTCTGCGAATAGTTATAAAATTAAAGAAATATATAAATTATGTAATGCTCCTGGAGTTAAAGTTAAAATTTTACCAGAGTTTAATGAGATTTTGTTAGATAGACCTTTTGTAAAACAAGCTAGGGATGTTTCTGTAGAAGATTTATTAGGTAGGAATCCTATTGTAATAAATAATGATAATATTAAAGAGATAGTAAAGGGAAAAAAGGTTTTAATAACAGGTGGAGCGGGTTCCATTGGTTCTGAATTGTCAAGGCAAATTGCTAAATTTAGTCCGCAGCTTATAATAAATTTAGATGTTAATGAAAATAATTTATATTTTTTAGAGTTAGAATTAATAAGAAATCATAAAGGAATAAATCTAAAAAGTGAGGTAGCAAATATTAGAGAAAGAGATAAGTTAGAATATCTTTTTCAAAAATATACCCCTGATATAGTTTTTCATGCAGCTGCACACAAACATGTACCATTAATGGAAAACAATCCTGAAGAAGCTATAAAGAATAATGTTTTTGGAACAAGAAATATTGCAGAATTATCTGATAAATATAATGTTGAAAGATTTGTTCTGATTTCAACTGATAAAGCGGTAAATCCAACAAATGTTATGGGAGCTACTAAAAGGCTAGCAGAGATTATTATTCAAAATTTAAATATTAAAAGCAATACTAAATATATGGCAGTTAGATTTGGTAATGTTCTTGGAAGCAATGGTAGTGTTATTCCTCTTTTTAAAAGATTATTACAGGAAGGTAGAAATCTAACAGTTACTCACCCAGAGGTAACTAGGTATTTTATGACTATCCCGGAAGCTAGTCAGCTAGTTATAGAGGCAGGAACGCTTGGACAGGGTGGGGAAGTTTTTGTTTTAGATATGGGAGAACCTATTAAAATAATTGATTTAGCCAGAAAAATGATTGAACTTTCGGGTTTAAATTTAGATGAAGATATAGATATAGATATAATTGGATTAAGACCAGGGGAAAAACTATATGAAGAATTGCTTTATGATGTAAATTCTGCAATAAAAACTGATAATCAAAAGATCTTTATAGCTAAACTAAAAGAAGAAAAGGTTAATATAGAAGAAGGGCTTAAAGAATTATCGAATATTATAAAATCAAATAATAAGAAGAAAATAAAAGAAAAATTAAAAGATTTAGTAAAATCATATAAAGAACCAGAGCATCATAATGAGAAGGTGAGCTAA
- a CDS encoding mannose-1-phosphate guanylyltransferase: protein MITPLIMAGGVGSRFWPLSRKDRPKQFLNLVDKDRSMIQATVDRISKLTAHDNIFIATSQEYVGKIQEHLPEIPAENLTVEPMRRNTAACIGLAALYIERKDPEGVMVVLPSDHLIIDEERFLDTVQSAVKVAEEGDNLVTIGIEPSHPETGYGYINYENKYDEVNGHEIFEVKAFTEKPNRDKAERFLEAGTYLWNSGMFVWKVSTIRKMFEIHMPQLHQGLEIMKEAIGTAQEEEIIKAEFEKLADISIDYGIMEKAEDIYVIPGSFGWDDIGSWPALERVEKRDKHGNVIRGHHIGIDTKNTIVHGNGKIITTVGLDDIVIVDTEDAILICDKKRAQEVKEIRNLLASKGLEDCL from the coding sequence ATGATAACCCCATTAATTATGGCTGGTGGAGTTGGAAGTCGTTTCTGGCCATTAAGTAGAAAGGATAGACCTAAGCAATTTCTTAACCTAGTAGATAAGGATCGGAGTATGATTCAGGCTACTGTAGATAGAATCAGTAAACTGACTGCTCATGATAATATCTTTATCGCTACTAGCCAAGAGTATGTAGGAAAGATACAGGAGCACCTACCAGAGATTCCAGCAGAGAATCTGACAGTAGAACCGATGAGAAGAAATACTGCTGCTTGTATTGGTTTGGCTGCTCTATATATTGAGAGAAAGGACCCAGAGGGGGTAATGGTAGTCTTACCTTCAGATCATCTTATTATCGATGAGGAGAGATTCCTAGATACTGTACAGTCTGCTGTAAAGGTGGCTGAAGAAGGAGATAATTTAGTTACTATCGGCATTGAACCAAGTCACCCAGAGACAGGCTATGGCTATATTAATTATGAGAATAAATATGATGAGGTCAATGGACATGAAATCTTTGAGGTCAAAGCTTTTACTGAAAAGCCTAATCGAGATAAGGCAGAACGATTCTTGGAGGCAGGAACCTATCTTTGGAATAGTGGGATGTTTGTCTGGAAGGTCTCTACTATCCGTAAGATGTTTGAGATTCATATGCCTCAGTTACATCAAGGATTAGAAATAATGAAAGAGGCAATTGGAACAGCTCAGGAAGAAGAAATTATTAAAGCTGAATTTGAGAAATTAGCTGATATTTCGATAGATTATGGTATAATGGAGAAGGCAGAGGACATTTATGTGATTCCAGGTTCCTTTGGTTGGGATGATATCGGCAGCTGGCCTGCTCTAGAACGTGTAGAGAAGAGAGACAAGCATGGTAATGTGATTCGAGGTCACCATATCGGGATTGATACTAAGAATACAATTGTTCATGGTAATGGAAAGATAATTACTACTGTTGGATTAGATGATATTGTAATTGTTGATACTGAAGATGCTATATTAATCTGTGATAAGAAGAGGGCACAGGAGGTTAAGGAAATTAGGAATTTGTTGGCTAGTAAGGGGTTAGAAGATTGTTTATAA
- a CDS encoding glycosyltransferase family 4 protein, producing MKKKLVMYFDRMKDRHLNKDVGLLPYFIAKKFNLDLEYITADDCGLKRFKNYRITKIKRLPSYRFNIFFYLYLIKNAKNIDCLMTIHFKSRNLLIGMLYKKLNSNGKFYIKLDLSSDDKKYSNKDIRIEESDNFIQRKIKTLKRIYRRRKFYFIKYVDLISSEVIEVYENINQHGLYGNKISDRLTLLFNGMDNERNNIKLNKYSQKEDIILTVGRLGIHSKNTEFFLDVIKELDLKNWKVILVGPITDEFKKKIELFYKENPSLKERVIFTGNISDRDKLLNYYNKSKVFCLTSRTEGFALVLPEARYYGNYIVTTDVGGAKEVTEEGEYGRVIPQGNKTEFVEVLQEIINDEMDLEKKYNKIVSRRYEITWENLIEINQELSMFLGDNKNWN from the coding sequence ATGAAGAAGAAATTAGTTATGTATTTTGATAGAATGAAAGATAGACATTTGAATAAAGATGTGGGTTTGCTGCCTTATTTTATAGCAAAGAAATTCAATTTAGATTTAGAATATATAACAGCTGATGATTGTGGACTTAAAAGATTTAAGAATTATAGAATAACTAAAATCAAAAGGTTGCCTAGTTATAGATTTAATATATTTTTTTATCTTTATCTAATAAAAAATGCAAAAAATATAGATTGCTTAATGACAATTCATTTTAAATCTCGTAATTTGCTTATAGGTATGTTGTATAAGAAATTAAACTCTAATGGTAAGTTTTATATAAAGCTAGATTTGAGTTCAGATGATAAGAAGTATAGCAATAAAGATATTAGAATAGAAGAAAGTGATAATTTCATACAGAGGAAAATAAAAACATTAAAAAGAATATATAGGAGAAGAAAGTTCTATTTTATTAAATATGTTGATTTGATAAGTAGTGAGGTTATAGAAGTCTATGAAAATATAAATCAACATGGATTATATGGTAACAAAATATCAGATAGATTGACTTTGCTGTTTAATGGTATGGATAATGAAAGAAATAATATTAAATTGAATAAATATAGTCAAAAAGAAGATATAATATTAACTGTAGGAAGATTAGGAATTCACTCAAAAAATACAGAATTTTTTCTTGATGTAATAAAAGAATTAGATTTAAAAAATTGGAAAGTCATTTTAGTAGGACCTATAACTGATGAATTTAAAAAGAAGATTGAATTATTTTATAAAGAGAATCCTAGTTTGAAGGAAAGGGTAATATTTACTGGTAATATTAGCGATAGAGATAAGCTTTTGAATTATTATAATAAGTCTAAGGTGTTTTGTCTGACTTCAAGAACAGAGGGTTTTGCATTAGTTTTACCTGAAGCTAGATATTATGGAAATTATATAGTAACAACGGATGTAGGAGGAGCAAAAGAGGTTACTGAAGAAGGTGAATATGGAAGAGTAATACCTCAAGGTAATAAAACTGAATTTGTAGAAGTACTACAAGAAATTATAAATGATGAGATGGATTTAGAAAAAAAATATAATAAGATAGTGTCTAGAAGATATGAGATAACATGGGAGAATTTAATAGAAATTAATCAAGAGCTTAGTATGTTTTTGGGGGATAATAAGAATTGGAATTAA